One Malus sylvestris chromosome 14, drMalSylv7.2, whole genome shotgun sequence DNA segment encodes these proteins:
- the LOC126599061 gene encoding uncharacterized protein LOC126599061, with translation MHTRKSKSIDLASYDPEIERTFRKLQRKIKRKCASVSLPPSSPPHLSSEEEEEPQEGMADNRTLRELAMPNTDQQPLCITYPNAEGGFELKSGMIHYLPKFYGFSTEDANKHLMEFHVVCSRMRPANVDEEQVKLRAFPFTLEAKAKEWLYNLPPGSMNTWNQISEHLLIQYFYEGLYGTDRVMLDAASGEAFMDKTPINAKALLKNIAGNTRQFGGRDELPFKKVNEISANSSIELQLANLTNLVQQVIVAPKQVCGVCSMMGHATDMCHSLMDQGGFEQANALGGFQGQQRQKYDPYSNNYNAGWRDHPHLKWNNQDNGQQSVPNNYNRPPGFFQARPQAPFQPQQQQAPSKSLEDLIASLANSTQSHKEKTDKAIENLERQMSQLASLMGQQHQPGRLPSQTVVNPNAEQMNVVTLRNGKEVFEQEEASTETEKSHKDTELNKKNSDKVNKEVQNSFNSCVPIPFHRRFMKSKKEQTDKEILDTFRKVQVNLPFLDAIKQVPKYAKFLKELCTNKRRFNDQETVALSEEVSAVLQRKLPPKLEDANSFTIPCVIGGKKFGRALCDLGASINLMPYSVYESLNLGDLKETKVVIQLADRSNRYPKGLLEDVLVQVNELIFPADFFVLEMEHDPMPTALPLILGRPFLRTERTKIDVYDGTLTMEIDGESVKFRIFNVMGYPSELESCLSIDVFDYFVQDCFNEGVGQDNLEKASKLELKPIPEHLKYAFLGEDETLPVIISSQLSIEEGEKLIRVLKDHKTAIAWSIADIKGNDIAISITTSCKVLVHS, from the exons ATGCATACTCGAAAGTCTAAGAGCATTGATCTAGCTTCCTACGATCCAGAGATTGAACGAACATTTCGAAAGCTTCAGAGAAAAATCAAGCGAAAGTGTGCATCGGTGTCTTTACCACCATCTTCTCCACCACATTTAAGttcggaagaggaggaggaaccaCAAGAAGGCATGGCTGATAACCGTACATTGAGGGAGTTGGCAATGCCAAATACGGATCAACAACCATTGTGCATCACATATCCAAATGCAGAAGGAGGATTTGAGCTTAAGTCTGGCATGATTCACTACTTGCCTAAGTTCTATGGCTTCTCAACAGAGGatgccaacaagcatctcatggAGTTTCACGTGGTATGCTCAAGAATGAGACCAGCAAATGTGGATGAGGAGCAAGTCAAGTTGAGGGCATTCCCATTTACATTAGAAGCCAAGGCAAAGGAGTGGCTTTACAATTTACCTCCGGGATCAATGAACACATGGAACCAG ATTTCAGAGCATCTTTTAATACAGTATTTTTATGAGGGATTGTATGGTACTGATCGTGTAATGCTTGATGCAGCAAGTGGCGAAGCATTCATGGACAAGACACCAATAAATGCTAAGGCATTATTAAAGAACATTGCTGGCAACACACGACAATTTGGAGGGAGAGATGAGCTACCTTTTAAGAAAGTTAACGAGATAAGTGCTAATTCTAGTATTGAATTACAATTAGCTAACTTGACTAATCTTGTGCAACAGGTTATTGTGGCTCCAAAACAGGTGTGTGGTGTATGTTCAATGATGGGACATGCCACGGACATGTGCCATTCGTTGATGGATCAAGGTGGTTTTGAGCAAGCTAATGCATTAGGAGGATTTCAAGGGCAACAAAGGCAAAAGTATGATCCCTATTCCAACAACTATAATGCAGGATGGCGCGATCATCCACACTTAAAGTGGAACAATCAAGACAATGGACAACAATCTGTTCCCAATAACTATAACCGTCCGCCTGGCTTCTTTCAAGCAAGACCGCAGGCACCATTTcagcctcaacaacaacaagctCCAAGTAAGTCTCTTGAGGATTTAATTGCTTCTTTAGCTAACTCGACTCAATCtcataaagaaaaaacagaCAAAGCAATTGAAAACCTTGAGCGCCAAATGAGTCAGTTAGCAAGTTTGATGGGGCAACAACACCAACCAGGAAGGTTGCCTAGCCAAACCGTGGTGAATCCAAATGCGGAGCAGATGAATGTTGTGACTTTAAGGAATGGAAAAGAAGTTTTTGAGCAAGAAGAGGCTTCAACAGAAACTGAAAAGTCTCATAAAGATACagaattgaacaaaaaaaattcagataAGGTAAATAAAGAAGttcaaaattcatttaactcatgtgtcccTATTCCTTTTCATCGTAGGTTTATGAAGTCTAAGAAAGAGCAAACTGATAAGGAAATCTTGGATACTTTCCGGAAAGTCCAAGTGAACTTACCTTTTTTAGATGCCATAAAACAAGTGCCCAAGTATGCAAAGTTCCTTAAAGAGCTTTGTACGAACAAGAGGAGATTCAATGATCAAGAAACTGTGGCATTAAGCGAGGAAGTATCAGCTGTTTTGCAGAGAAAGCTGCCACCGAAGTTAGAAGATGCCAATAGCTTTACCATTCCATGTGTAATTGGAGGCAAAAAGTTTGGGAGAGCATTGTGTGATTTGGGGGCATCCATCAATCTGATGCCATATTCAGTGTATGAGTCAttgaaccttggagacttgAAGGAAACAAAGGTAGTAATCCAGTTGGCAGATCGTTCAAATAGATATCCCAAAGGCCTATTGGAGGATGTACTTGTGCAAGTGAATGAGCTCATTTTTCCCGCTGACTTTTTTGTTCTTGAGATGGAACATGATCCTATGCCCACTGCACTTCCTCTTATATTGGGAAGACCATTCCTTAGAACAGAACGGACGAAGATTGATGTCTACGATGGTACCTTAACCATGGAAATTGATGGGGAAAGCGTTAAGTTCAGAATCTTCAATGTTATGGGGTATCCTAGTGAATTAGAATCTTGTTTGTCTATTGATGTGTTTGACTATTTTGTGCAGGATTGTTTTAATGAAGGTGTGGGACAAGATAATTTAGAGAAG gcatCCAAATTGGAGCTTAAACCAATTCCTGAAcatttgaagtatgcatttttGGGAGAGGATGAAACATTACCAGTCATCATATCGTCACAACTTTCAATAGAAGAGGGGGAGAAACTGATCCGGGTACTGAAGGATCACAAAACTGCCATAGCTTGGAGCATTGCAgatatcaaag